A genome region from Candidatus Manganitrophus noduliformans includes the following:
- a CDS encoding glycosyltransferase family 4 protein, translated as MKIAQISPLFESVPPKLYGGTERVVSVLTEGLIKNGHDVTLFASGDSKTSARLVSVCRAALRLSNVKDPYADHILQLSTVYDHAEEFDLIHSHADYFTFPFAQRSATPTVTTLHGRLDMPELQGIHRYYKSHPLISISHSQRTPFPFANWVSTVHHGLPMEKYRFHPEPGSYLAFLGRIAPEKRADIAVAVAQKTGIPLKIAAKIADQDRDYFDAVIRPLIKPPLVEYIGEIGDEEKNVFLGDALALLFPIDWPEPFGLVMIESLACGTPVIARPYGSVNEILVHGTTGFIHSEVDDLVRAVERIGEISRKGCREYVEDAFSAERMVRRYEQAYEEVIAFWNRPLSADELAEAA; from the coding sequence ATGAAGATTGCGCAAATATCCCCTCTCTTTGAGAGTGTTCCGCCCAAGCTTTACGGGGGAACGGAACGGGTCGTTTCGGTATTAACCGAAGGACTGATCAAAAACGGCCATGACGTAACCCTCTTTGCCAGCGGCGATTCGAAGACCAGCGCACGTCTTGTCTCGGTTTGCCGTGCGGCGTTGCGATTAAGTAATGTCAAAGATCCTTACGCGGACCATATTCTTCAACTTTCGACGGTTTACGATCATGCCGAAGAATTTGATTTGATCCATTCCCACGCCGATTACTTTACCTTCCCTTTTGCCCAAAGGAGCGCCACGCCGACCGTGACGACGCTGCACGGCCGGCTCGATATGCCCGAACTTCAGGGAATCCACCGTTATTATAAGTCGCATCCGCTGATCTCGATCAGTCACAGCCAACGGACCCCCTTTCCCTTCGCCAATTGGGTCAGCACCGTTCATCACGGCCTGCCGATGGAGAAGTATCGTTTCCACCCGGAACCGGGGAGCTACCTCGCTTTTCTCGGAAGGATCGCTCCTGAAAAAAGGGCCGACATCGCCGTCGCCGTCGCGCAGAAGACAGGTATCCCCCTGAAAATCGCGGCCAAAATCGCCGATCAGGATCGCGACTATTTCGACGCGGTGATCCGGCCGCTGATCAAGCCGCCGCTGGTCGAATATATCGGGGAGATCGGCGACGAGGAAAAAAACGTTTTCCTCGGCGACGCGCTGGCGCTCCTCTTCCCGATCGACTGGCCGGAGCCGTTCGGCCTCGTCATGATCGAATCGCTCGCCTGCGGCACGCCGGTGATCGCGCGGCCTTACGGCTCTGTGAACGAAATCTTGGTCCACGGAACCACCGGCTTCATTCATTCCGAGGTCGATGATTTGGTCCGCGCGGTCGAGCGGATCGGCGAGATCTCCCGAAAGGGATGCAGAGAATATGTCGAGGACGCCTTCTCGGCCGAAAGGATGGTCCGCCGTTACGAGCAGGCATATGAAGAGGTCATCGCCTTTTGGAACAGGCCGCTGTCGGCGGACGAGCTGGCCGAAGCGGCCTGA
- a CDS encoding HEAT repeat domain-containing protein has protein sequence MDDRAEAPMADEEPVEEGEAYDKEEVKSAKEIVQYLTKTTKTLQIYLPNNPIHQKFINELAEKIQRHLTEHGPLRLRIKQFELFCSGQPVYENANRMESVAFKLFIDGLRELSFHPGIEKEELITFLEVIGKRGEGDNVDDDIVTLLWEKHLVHVKYIVVDELQGDVRAEECKEMQTVPANPNQLREMFHQEAAPQALEAPKGVEIPSLHIFKLTDEEIRKMKAEVRGEEELDMVAELEGILFDILRIERDPALFGEILGIIDNIFESLLLQGDFPHARAILEFFQEMIDPSMGLPQPLVDQIQKAKIQAGNPKRIGMLENVLNECEPDRLEEFSSLMMFFDQQIVPSLVELLGAVDKMKARRVLCEILVKLGTQQVDFLVSKLEDDRWFLVRNLIYVVGKIGDPKALKSFPRLLQHKDPKVRKETLHALDMIESPKTNDLLVKVLSDPDLSNRLFATRALAKRKSQEGLEPLMNLLTSKEFDEKEMHEKKEIFDAIAKIGGDKVVPRLRRLLEVKWSLFKNARAEEMGLCAAFALQRIGSPPAVEALREGSGSKSKPISEACVKALELLGAGKT, from the coding sequence ATGGATGACAGAGCTGAAGCGCCGATGGCCGATGAAGAGCCCGTTGAAGAAGGGGAAGCGTACGACAAGGAAGAGGTAAAATCGGCCAAAGAGATCGTTCAGTATCTGACAAAGACCACCAAGACCCTCCAGATCTACCTGCCGAACAATCCGATTCATCAAAAATTCATCAACGAGTTGGCGGAGAAAATCCAGCGTCACCTCACCGAGCACGGTCCGCTCCGACTGCGGATCAAACAGTTCGAGCTCTTTTGCTCCGGCCAGCCGGTTTACGAGAACGCGAATCGGATGGAGAGCGTGGCCTTCAAGCTTTTCATCGACGGATTGAGGGAGCTCTCATTCCATCCCGGGATCGAGAAAGAAGAGCTGATCACCTTCCTTGAAGTGATCGGGAAGCGGGGGGAGGGAGACAATGTGGACGACGACATCGTCACCCTCCTCTGGGAAAAACATCTGGTGCACGTGAAATATATCGTCGTCGACGAGCTCCAAGGAGACGTCCGGGCGGAAGAGTGCAAGGAGATGCAAACCGTTCCGGCCAATCCGAATCAGCTTCGGGAAATGTTCCATCAAGAGGCGGCGCCCCAGGCGCTGGAGGCCCCCAAGGGGGTTGAAATCCCATCGCTCCATATCTTCAAGCTCACCGATGAGGAAATCCGCAAGATGAAGGCGGAGGTCCGGGGGGAAGAAGAGCTCGATATGGTGGCGGAGCTGGAAGGGATTCTCTTCGACATCCTCCGGATCGAGCGGGACCCGGCTCTTTTCGGTGAAATCCTCGGTATCATCGATAATATCTTCGAGAGCCTTCTTCTGCAGGGGGATTTCCCACACGCGCGCGCGATTCTGGAGTTTTTCCAGGAGATGATCGATCCATCGATGGGCTTGCCGCAACCTTTGGTCGATCAGATTCAGAAGGCGAAGATCCAGGCCGGAAATCCAAAACGGATCGGGATGTTGGAAAATGTATTAAACGAATGCGAGCCGGACCGGCTGGAAGAATTTTCTTCTCTGATGATGTTTTTTGATCAACAGATCGTTCCCTCTCTGGTGGAACTGCTCGGCGCGGTCGACAAAATGAAAGCGCGGCGGGTTCTTTGTGAAATCCTGGTCAAGCTGGGAACCCAGCAGGTCGACTTCCTTGTTTCAAAGCTGGAGGATGATCGTTGGTTTCTCGTGAGAAATTTAATTTATGTGGTCGGGAAAATCGGGGATCCGAAGGCGCTTAAAAGTTTCCCGCGTCTGCTCCAGCATAAAGATCCCAAAGTTCGGAAGGAAACGCTCCATGCGCTCGATATGATCGAAAGCCCGAAGACCAACGATCTTCTGGTGAAGGTCCTCTCCGATCCGGATCTTTCCAACCGTCTCTTTGCGACCCGGGCCCTGGCCAAAAGAAAGTCCCAGGAGGGGCTGGAGCCGCTGATGAACCTCCTTACATCCAAAGAGTTCGATGAGAAGGAGATGCACGAGAAAAAGGAAATCTTCGATGCCATTGCAAAGATCGGGGGAGACAAGGTGGTTCCTCGATTGCGGCGGCTCCTGGAGGTAAAGTGGAGTCTGTTTAAGAACGCGCGGGCGGAGGAGATGGGGCTCTGCGCCGCCTTTGCGCTTCAGCGCATCGGGAGCCCTCCCGCCGTGGAGGCGCTTCGAGAGGGAAGCGGTTCGAAGAGCAAGCCGATCAGCGAGGCGTGCGTCAAAGCGCTGGAGCTATTGGGAGCGGGGAAAACATGA
- the recJ gene encoding single-stranded-DNA-specific exonuclease RecJ: protein MRPTAAIEDLFWKVRPIDLDEARRLSARFSLHPITARLLLQRGVGPSSVKGFLDPSTDLLNDPFLFREMKRATARILQAIERNEKILIYGDYDVDGMTGAALLVETFRLLGYPVDVYIPDRFEEGYGLHLPPLRRAREAGTALVITVDCGTTSHAEIKEAASFGLDIIIVDHHQLAGGAPPAVAFLNPEGPPQETPYPFRGLSSVGVAFKLAEGLFKGSGLSPLRLRPLLDLVALGTVADVAPLTEENRYFVSEGLRVIREGIRPGIAALLEIAGEDRASANEQTLGYCLAPRLNAAGRLYHAGEGVALLTAPSREKALPLAERLEAYNRERRRIQMRMWEEAERQVSEMRDADRHPLFVLASEGWHPGVVGIIASRLVERYRRPAIVIALSPEGIGRGSGRSVEGIDLHRSVSVCRALLEKFGGHAGAVGLMIRADRVDLFREGLVNVFSEIPSVETSETLWIDAEIKLEEVTFDFIRAIAPLAPFGPAHPEPVFLARNISLIGLQRELDRSVRFKVRDKKGWTFDVVGPGGMNLPWNDFVEGAAVDLAFAPEVWTWQGEPRIFLRLKRIRRVGAIEQRPEEQC, encoded by the coding sequence ATGAGGCCGACCGCCGCGATAGAGGATCTTTTCTGGAAAGTCCGGCCGATCGACCTGGATGAGGCGCGGCGTCTCTCGGCGCGGTTTTCTCTCCACCCGATCACGGCCCGCCTGCTCCTCCAACGGGGGGTCGGGCCGTCGTCCGTAAAGGGGTTTTTGGACCCTTCCACCGACCTTCTCAACGATCCCTTCCTGTTCCGGGAGATGAAACGGGCGACCGCGCGAATCCTGCAGGCGATCGAGAGAAATGAGAAGATCCTGATTTACGGCGATTATGATGTGGACGGGATGACGGGGGCCGCCCTTTTGGTGGAAACCTTCCGGCTGCTCGGTTATCCTGTCGATGTGTACATTCCGGATCGATTCGAGGAGGGGTATGGCTTGCATCTTCCCCCCCTCCGGCGGGCGCGGGAGGCCGGAACCGCGCTGGTGATCACGGTTGATTGCGGCACGACTTCCCACGCGGAGATTAAAGAGGCGGCCTCCTTCGGACTCGACATCATCATTGTCGATCATCATCAGCTTGCGGGAGGGGCCCCCCCCGCCGTTGCGTTTTTGAACCCGGAGGGACCACCTCAGGAGACCCCTTACCCTTTTCGGGGCCTTTCCTCCGTCGGTGTCGCCTTCAAATTGGCGGAGGGGCTCTTTAAAGGATCGGGGCTCTCCCCGTTGCGGCTCCGCCCGCTTCTCGATTTGGTCGCGTTGGGGACTGTCGCCGACGTGGCGCCGCTGACCGAAGAGAATCGTTATTTCGTCAGCGAGGGTCTTCGCGTGATCCGGGAGGGGATCCGGCCGGGGATCGCGGCGCTCCTTGAGATCGCCGGGGAGGACCGGGCTTCCGCGAACGAGCAGACCCTCGGTTATTGTCTCGCCCCGCGGCTGAACGCCGCGGGCCGTCTCTACCACGCCGGAGAGGGGGTCGCCCTCTTGACCGCTCCCTCGCGAGAGAAAGCGCTCCCTCTGGCAGAGCGATTGGAGGCGTATAATCGGGAGCGCCGGCGGATTCAGATGCGGATGTGGGAAGAGGCGGAGCGACAGGTGTCGGAGATGAGAGATGCGGATCGCCATCCGCTCTTCGTCCTCGCTTCGGAAGGGTGGCATCCGGGGGTCGTCGGGATCATCGCATCGCGCCTTGTAGAACGGTATCGCCGTCCGGCGATCGTCATCGCCCTCTCGCCGGAAGGGATCGGGAGAGGATCGGGCCGATCGGTCGAAGGGATCGACCTCCACCGGTCGGTCTCGGTTTGCCGCGCTCTGCTTGAGAAATTCGGCGGCCATGCCGGAGCGGTCGGCCTGATGATTCGGGCCGATCGCGTCGATCTCTTTCGAGAGGGGCTGGTGAATGTTTTCTCGGAAATTCCCTCGGTCGAAACATCCGAGACGCTTTGGATCGACGCCGAGATCAAGCTGGAAGAGGTGACTTTCGATTTCATTCGCGCGATCGCGCCGTTGGCCCCGTTCGGACCGGCCCATCCGGAGCCGGTCTTCTTGGCGCGGAATATATCATTGATCGGGTTGCAACGGGAGCTCGATCGGTCGGTCCGCTTTAAGGTTCGGGACAAGAAGGGATGGACCTTCGATGTCGTTGGGCCCGGCGGAATGAATCTTCCTTGGAACGATTTTGTAGAGGGAGCGGCCGTCGATCTCGCTTTTGCCCCGGAAGTGTGGACCTGGCAGGGGGAGCCACGGATTTTTCTCAGATTAAAAAGAATTCGGAGGGTGGGGGCGATTGAACAGCGCCCGGAAGAGCAATGCTGA
- a CDS encoding amylo-alpha-1,6-glucosidase, whose amino-acid sequence MNDETALRDDYYILTSPVAAGIKKLSLKQEEGFIVCDKFGNFRSRFQGELGFYFEGTRFLNLLGLRINEEFPLFLYSTVSSDDSEILVDLTNPDYTIDRHLVIPRNTVFIRKRLLLYRNTFFQTLQFKNFHTHQIELKICLQYGADFLDVFEIRGTERPKRGELFPPEYQRGAVSFKYSGLDDILRSLHLKFDPLPEEANGEEATFFIRLPPQKEWELHLSATALTGERRWNKRWNFPQVITRVRKGIIKWEQERTRIVTSNESFNQLLSRSLSDIRMLETETPHGPYPYAGIPWFVAPFGRDGIITSLEILPFQPQIARGTLQYLAKLQGKEHNPFLDEAPGKIMHEYRKGEMANLREIPFIPYYGSVDSTPLFLILLHQYLSWTGDVAFVESLWPNALAALEWIRKYGDLDQDGYIEYHRESPIGLQQQGWKDSHDSVFHADGKFADSPIALVEVQGYLYAALVGLGSIASQLGKINLQMELISEAQALRERFDRDFWSDEKQFYALALDKDKKKCEVVTSNPGHCLWTGLIDDRKARKIADRLISPDMFCGWGIRTVAEGEPRYNPMSYHNGGVWPHDNAIILAGFKRYGLNEHLRLVATGLFESTLFLENGRLPELFCGFARTMGHGPTPYPIACSPQAWSAASIFSVLSSFLGLSADAPNQRLYFTDPVLPTWLKWVDITNLQVGNERVDFIVREGRTGALIEVTNKSPKVEVVTRR is encoded by the coding sequence ATGAACGACGAGACCGCCCTCCGGGACGATTATTATATTTTAACCTCTCCGGTTGCGGCCGGAATCAAGAAGCTCAGCCTGAAGCAGGAAGAAGGGTTCATCGTCTGTGACAAGTTCGGCAACTTCAGAAGCCGTTTTCAGGGAGAACTGGGATTCTATTTCGAGGGAACACGATTTCTCAACCTGCTGGGGCTTCGGATCAACGAGGAATTTCCCCTTTTCCTCTACTCGACGGTCTCCTCCGACGACAGCGAGATTCTCGTCGATCTGACCAACCCCGACTACACGATCGACCGCCACCTCGTAATCCCCCGGAACACCGTTTTTATCCGCAAGCGGCTCCTTCTCTATCGGAATACTTTTTTTCAGACCCTTCAGTTCAAGAACTTCCATACCCATCAGATCGAATTGAAGATCTGCCTCCAGTACGGCGCCGATTTTTTGGATGTCTTCGAGATCCGCGGGACCGAGCGGCCGAAACGGGGCGAGCTCTTCCCGCCGGAGTATCAGCGGGGGGCGGTCTCATTCAAATATTCGGGTCTCGACGACATTCTCCGAAGTCTTCACCTCAAGTTCGATCCTCTCCCGGAGGAGGCGAACGGGGAGGAGGCGACCTTTTTCATCCGGCTTCCGCCGCAAAAAGAGTGGGAGCTCCACCTCTCGGCGACCGCGCTGACCGGAGAGCGCCGATGGAACAAACGATGGAACTTCCCGCAGGTGATCACGCGGGTCCGGAAAGGGATTATCAAGTGGGAACAGGAGCGAACGCGGATCGTCACGAGCAATGAATCCTTCAACCAGCTGCTCAGCCGATCCCTCTCCGACATCCGGATGCTCGAGACGGAGACCCCGCACGGCCCCTATCCTTACGCCGGCATTCCCTGGTTCGTCGCCCCGTTCGGCCGGGACGGGATCATCACCTCGCTGGAGATCCTCCCCTTTCAGCCCCAGATCGCCCGCGGGACCCTGCAATATCTCGCCAAGCTTCAGGGGAAAGAGCACAATCCTTTCCTCGATGAGGCGCCGGGGAAGATCATGCACGAATACCGAAAGGGAGAAATGGCCAATCTCCGGGAGATCCCCTTCATCCCCTATTACGGAAGCGTCGATTCAACCCCGCTTTTTTTGATTCTGCTTCATCAATACCTCTCGTGGACCGGCGACGTCGCGTTTGTCGAATCGCTCTGGCCGAATGCCCTGGCGGCGCTGGAATGGATTCGAAAGTACGGCGATCTCGATCAAGACGGCTATATCGAGTACCACCGGGAGTCGCCGATCGGTCTGCAACAGCAGGGGTGGAAAGACTCACACGATTCGGTCTTTCACGCCGACGGAAAATTCGCCGATTCTCCGATCGCGCTGGTCGAAGTGCAAGGGTATCTCTACGCGGCGCTGGTCGGACTCGGATCGATCGCCTCGCAGCTTGGGAAGATCAACCTGCAGATGGAGTTGATCAGCGAAGCCCAAGCATTGCGCGAGCGGTTCGATCGTGATTTTTGGAGCGACGAGAAGCAGTTCTATGCGCTGGCGTTGGACAAGGATAAGAAAAAGTGCGAGGTGGTCACCTCCAATCCGGGCCACTGCCTCTGGACCGGGCTCATCGACGACCGGAAGGCGAGGAAGATCGCAGACCGGCTCATCAGTCCCGACATGTTTTGCGGATGGGGAATCCGGACCGTTGCGGAAGGGGAACCGAGATACAATCCGATGAGTTATCACAACGGCGGGGTCTGGCCGCACGATAACGCGATCATCCTGGCCGGATTCAAACGGTACGGTCTGAATGAACATCTTCGTCTGGTTGCGACCGGCCTCTTTGAATCGACCCTTTTTCTCGAAAACGGACGGCTGCCGGAGCTCTTCTGCGGTTTTGCGAGGACGATGGGTCACGGCCCGACCCCTTATCCGATCGCGTGCAGCCCTCAAGCCTGGTCGGCCGCGTCCATCTTCTCCGTCCTCAGCTCTTTTTTAGGCCTATCGGCCGATGCGCCCAATCAACGCCTCTACTTCACCGACCCGGTCCTTCCGACCTGGCTCAAATGGGTCGACATCACCAACCTTCAGGTCGGAAACGAGCGGGTCGACTTTATCGTTCGGGAGGGAAGAACCGGCGCCTTGATCGAGGTAACCAACAAGTCGCCGAAGGTGGAAGTTGTTACGAGGAGATGA
- a CDS encoding HD-GYP domain-containing protein, producing the protein MSRNTAVRSYDEERAQLGKQVVNQFAILIKTSQIHDAGNVALQQPAENFGKTLGDLFIDDPEVALSLEGEALFLGDMKLKLDIDIFTNFMLVNEEMKKRKVGSIVFSRGIGEREIRKFSSLFASLDTRLPEPFERLEKELEDAGLTNPQILFLEEKKEKEEVAQATEDNEKDLAKKTYFNTVTAVGEVMESVKLRQAVSLKRAKRIVQSMVDLIMQEDSTLLGLTNLRSHDEYTYNHSVNVCILALAIGQRLGYSKKRLCELGMAGLFHDLGKFGIPLDVLNKPTDFTEEEWKVMRRHPIFSVKELVRLKGVNDMAIRVTIGAFEHHLNYDLSGYPKLAKKRNLSLLGRIICIVDCYDALTSSRVYNRVPFPPDKALRFMLSKSGKAFDPILMKLFVNAIGVYPIGTLVLLNTKEIGVVFTSNPNPERGDRPKVKRVMDAEGNEAHGELVDLCEQNESGHFKYEIVNAIDAGKYKIDVAKYFV; encoded by the coding sequence ATGAGCCGGAATACCGCCGTGCGAAGCTACGATGAAGAAAGGGCCCAGCTTGGAAAGCAGGTGGTCAATCAATTTGCCATCTTGATCAAGACCTCCCAGATCCATGACGCGGGAAATGTGGCGCTGCAGCAGCCGGCGGAGAACTTCGGCAAAACGCTGGGCGATCTCTTCATCGACGATCCCGAGGTGGCGCTGAGCCTGGAGGGGGAGGCCCTCTTCCTCGGCGACATGAAATTAAAGCTCGATATCGACATCTTCACCAACTTCATGCTGGTGAATGAAGAGATGAAGAAGCGGAAGGTCGGGAGCATCGTCTTCTCGCGGGGGATCGGGGAGCGGGAGATACGAAAGTTCTCCTCTCTGTTTGCTTCTCTTGATACGCGCCTTCCCGAACCGTTCGAGCGGCTGGAGAAGGAGCTGGAAGACGCCGGCCTGACCAATCCGCAGATCTTATTCCTGGAGGAGAAGAAGGAAAAGGAAGAGGTCGCGCAGGCCACCGAGGATAATGAAAAGGATCTGGCGAAGAAGACCTATTTCAATACCGTGACGGCGGTCGGCGAGGTGATGGAGAGTGTGAAGCTCCGCCAAGCGGTGAGCCTGAAGCGGGCCAAGCGGATCGTTCAATCGATGGTCGATCTGATCATGCAGGAAGATTCGACCCTCCTTGGATTGACCAATCTCAGAAGCCACGACGAATACACCTACAATCATTCGGTCAACGTCTGCATCCTGGCGTTGGCGATCGGGCAGCGGCTCGGCTACAGCAAGAAGCGCCTTTGCGAGCTCGGCATGGCGGGACTTTTCCACGATCTCGGCAAGTTCGGCATTCCGCTCGATGTGTTGAACAAGCCGACCGACTTCACCGAAGAAGAGTGGAAGGTCATGCGCCGCCATCCGATCTTTTCGGTCAAAGAGCTGGTCCGCCTCAAAGGGGTCAACGACATGGCGATCCGGGTGACGATCGGCGCCTTTGAGCATCATCTCAATTACGATCTCTCCGGGTACCCCAAGTTGGCGAAGAAGCGAAACTTAAGCCTCCTCGGACGGATCATCTGCATTGTCGATTGTTACGATGCCTTGACCTCTTCCCGGGTTTACAACCGGGTTCCTTTCCCTCCCGATAAAGCGCTTCGGTTCATGTTGAGCAAAAGCGGTAAGGCGTTCGACCCGATCCTGATGAAGCTCTTCGTCAATGCGATCGGCGTCTATCCGATCGGAACGCTGGTTCTGCTGAATACCAAAGAGATCGGCGTGGTCTTCACCTCCAATCCGAACCCGGAGCGGGGCGACCGCCCCAAGGTAAAGCGGGTCATGGATGCCGAGGGAAATGAGGCGCATGGAGAGCTGGTCGATCTTTGCGAGCAAAACGAGAGCGGCCATTTCAAATATGAGATCGTCAATGCGATCGACGCCGGCAAATATAAAATCGATGTGGCCAAGTATTTCGTCTGA
- a CDS encoding RelA/SpoT family protein: MLNRLIFKERPAKKLTLEDIVRQIHAYAPQADVSPLRKAYAFSEKAHAGQLRQSGEPFLQHPLEVANLLTELKLDVPSIVAGLLHDVVEDTFHTKEELTREFGEDIAAMVDGVTKIGKIEFRSVQEKQAENFRKMIVSMAEDIRVILIKLADRLHNMRTLDALAEEKRERIAQETLEIYAPLANRLGIGWIKSELEDLCLRYLKPDIYLSLVKKVKTGREEREKYMESVIEAIQKELAANRFACKVTGRYKHLFGIYHKMEKRAIPFEEVYDLMGIRIITDNKMNCYAILGLIHSLWRPVPGRFKDYIAIPKSNLYQSLHTTVVGPEGRHVEFQIRTEEMHRIAEEGIASHWTYKEGGTLNPKDERTFAWLRQLVEWQQELSDTRQFMDSVKTDLFTDVVYIFSPKGDVKELVKGATPIDFAYAIHTEVGNHCVGAKVNGKIVPLRYQLKSGDTVEILTSPTHVPSKDWLKIVKTSKAKAKIKHLIKEEERARSLDIGKKILERELRKENLSPSEVLKSDQILTGLREQGIRTIEELFVAIGYGKVSAHHVIKPLLPEPRMKEGLKDKFIKKVGLAKSEVKVSGLDDIMIHLSKCCNPVPGDQIIGFITRGRGLSIHTVDCPNIDELDYDKDRLVEVDWDKRIAATHPVDISVLTLDRPGLLASVSTSIAGAGANISQAEIITTEDKKATLHFVIDITDTKHLEKVLKSIEKVEGVLQARRVRKG, encoded by the coding sequence ATGCTGAATCGACTGATCTTTAAGGAACGCCCGGCAAAGAAGCTGACGCTAGAAGATATCGTCAGGCAGATCCACGCCTATGCGCCGCAGGCCGACGTCTCGCCTCTGAGAAAGGCCTATGCCTTTTCCGAGAAGGCGCACGCGGGACAGCTCCGCCAATCCGGGGAGCCGTTCCTTCAGCATCCGCTTGAGGTCGCCAACCTTCTGACCGAATTAAAGCTCGACGTTCCCTCCATCGTCGCCGGGTTGCTGCACGACGTGGTGGAGGACACGTTTCACACAAAAGAAGAGCTGACGCGGGAATTCGGGGAAGATATCGCCGCCATGGTCGACGGCGTGACGAAAATTGGAAAGATCGAGTTCCGGAGCGTTCAGGAAAAACAGGCCGAGAATTTCAGGAAGATGATCGTCTCGATGGCGGAGGATATCCGGGTCATCCTGATCAAGCTGGCTGACCGGCTCCACAATATGCGGACCCTCGATGCGCTGGCCGAAGAAAAACGGGAGCGGATCGCCCAAGAGACGCTTGAGATCTATGCTCCGCTGGCGAATCGGCTCGGGATCGGCTGGATCAAGTCGGAGCTGGAGGATCTCTGTCTTCGATACCTGAAGCCCGATATTTACCTCTCGCTCGTCAAAAAAGTGAAGACCGGCCGCGAAGAGCGGGAAAAATATATGGAGTCGGTCATCGAAGCGATTCAGAAAGAGCTGGCGGCAAACCGTTTCGCCTGCAAAGTCACCGGACGATACAAACACCTCTTCGGGATTTATCACAAGATGGAGAAGCGGGCGATCCCTTTCGAAGAGGTCTACGACCTCATGGGGATTCGAATCATCACCGACAACAAGATGAATTGTTATGCCATTCTCGGTCTCATCCACTCCCTCTGGCGGCCGGTGCCGGGGCGGTTTAAAGATTACATCGCCATCCCGAAGTCGAATCTCTATCAGTCGCTCCATACGACCGTCGTCGGCCCGGAAGGGCGGCATGTCGAATTCCAGATCCGGACGGAAGAGATGCATCGGATTGCGGAGGAAGGGATCGCCTCGCACTGGACTTACAAGGAGGGGGGGACCCTCAATCCGAAAGATGAACGAACCTTCGCCTGGCTTCGGCAGCTCGTCGAGTGGCAGCAGGAGCTCTCCGACACGCGGCAGTTCATGGATTCGGTCAAAACCGATCTCTTCACCGATGTGGTCTATATCTTCAGCCCGAAAGGAGACGTGAAAGAGCTGGTCAAGGGGGCGACCCCGATCGATTTCGCCTATGCCATCCACACCGAGGTCGGCAATCACTGCGTGGGGGCCAAGGTGAACGGAAAGATCGTCCCCCTCCGGTATCAGCTCAAAAGCGGCGATACGGTTGAAATCCTCACCTCGCCGACGCACGTCCCGAGCAAAGACTGGCTGAAAATCGTCAAGACCTCCAAAGCCAAGGCGAAGATCAAGCACCTCATCAAAGAGGAAGAGCGGGCCCGAAGCCTCGATATCGGTAAAAAGATTCTGGAGCGGGAGCTTCGGAAGGAGAACCTCAGCCCGTCGGAGGTCCTCAAATCGGATCAGATCTTAACCGGCCTCAGGGAGCAGGGGATTCGGACGATCGAAGAGCTCTTCGTCGCGATCGGTTACGGGAAGGTGTCGGCGCATCATGTGATCAAGCCCCTCCTGCCGGAGCCCCGGATGAAGGAGGGGCTCAAGGACAAGTTCATCAAGAAGGTCGGCCTCGCCAAAAGCGAGGTGAAGGTGAGCGGCCTGGATGATATCATGATCCACCTTTCCAAATGTTGCAATCCCGTTCCGGGAGATCAGATCATCGGCTTCATCACGCGGGGGCGGGGCCTTTCGATCCACACCGTCGACTGTCCGAACATCGACGAGCTCGATTACGACAAAGACCGGCTGGTCGAAGTCGATTGGGACAAGCGGATCGCGGCGACCCATCCGGTCGATATCTCCGTGTTGACCCTCGACCGGCCCGGTCTTCTCGCCTCCGTCTCCACTTCGATTGCAGGCGCCGGCGCCAACATCAGTCAGGCCGAAATCATCACGACCGAGGACAAAAAAGCGACCCTCCACTTCGTCATCGACATCACCGACACCAAACATCTCGAAAAAGTCTTAAAAAGCATCGAGAAGGTCGAAGGGGTGCTGCAGGCGAGGCGGGTGAGAAAGGGGTAA